The following proteins are encoded in a genomic region of Oncorhynchus gorbuscha isolate QuinsamMale2020 ecotype Even-year linkage group LG11, OgorEven_v1.0, whole genome shotgun sequence:
- the LOC124049116 gene encoding arrestin domain-containing protein 3-like isoform X1, producing MVLGKVKTLAVYFDYLNDNNVPVYSGGDSVSGRVIIEVIGEVRVKTLNITARGVAKVRWTESRNAGANTAYTQNYTEEVEYLNHSDTLIGEERDEDSTEETLTVLNTGLHEFAFSFLLPQMPLATSFEGKHGSVRYWVRAELYRPWLLPFKVKKEFTVFEHIDINTPLLLAPQAGTKDKTLCCWFCASGPISLSAKIERKGYTPGESIQIFAEVENCSSRVVVPKAALSQTQTYFAKGKARQLQQQMAALRGDNLPQGKSQSWDGKLLHIPPVSPSILDCPLIRVEYSLVVYVDIPGGLNLSLSLPLVIGTIPLHAFTNRTSSISSYCSSISWPERPEAPPSYSDLVVTEEQRWGCLERCEGSEVNEEDQGTLRAYITEFRYQPPPLYSEVDPNPEAGCGGQVVSRPDLCPSR from the exons ATGGTGCTGGGCAAGGTGAAAACTTTAGCGGTCTACTTCGACTATCTGAACGACAACAACGTCCCCGTTTACTCCGGCGGGGATTCGGTCTCGGGGAGGGTGATAATCGAAGTCATCGGCGAGGTTCGCGTCAAAACGTTGAACATAACCGCCAGAGGCGTAGCCAAGGTGCGGTGGACCGAGTCCCGGAACGCCGGAGCCAACACTGCCTACACTCAGAATTACACCGAGGAGGTGGAATACTTAAACCATAGCGACACgttaataggagaggagagag ATGAGGACAGTACAGAGGAGACCCTCACTGTTCTCAACACAGGATTACACGAATTCGCCTTTAGCTTCCTGCTACCACAGAt gcCCCTGGCCACGTCGTTTGAAGGGAAGCATGGCAGTGTGAGGTACTGGGTGAGAGCAGAGCTCTACAGACCATGGCTGCTGCCTTTCAAAGTCAAGAAAGAGTTCACTGTGTTTGAACACATCGATATCAACACACCACTGCTGCTG GCCCCTCAAGCTGGCACTAAGGACAAGACGTTATGTTGTTGGTTCTGTGCCTCGGGACCCATCTCACTCAGCGCCAAGATAGAGAGGAAGGGATACACGCCag gTGAGTCCATCCAGATCTTTGCAGAGGTGGAGAACTGTTCGTCTAGGGTGGTGGTGCCCAAGGCAGCGCTGAGCCAGACCCAGACCTACTTCGCCAAGGGCAAGGCCAGGCAGCTCCAGCAGCAGATGGCAGCCCTGCGTGGGGACAACCTACCCCAGGGGAAGAGCCAGAGCTGGGATGGAAAACTCCTCCACATACCCCCAGTGTCCCCATCCATCCTGGACTGTCCACTTATCAGAGTGGAGTACTCACTGGTG gtgtATGTGGACATCCCTGGGGGGTTGAACCTGTCTCTATCGTTGCCGTTGGTGATCGGGACCATCCCCCTCCATGCATTCACCAATCGAACAAGCAGCATCAGCAGCTACTGTAGTAGCATCAGCTGGCCAGAGAGACCTGAGG CTCCCCCCAGCTATAGTGACTTGGTGGTGACAGAGGAGCAGAGGTGGGGCTGTCTGGAGCGCtgtgaggggtcagaggtcaacgAAGAGGACCAGGGAACACTGCGCGCTTACATCACAGAGTTCAGATACCAGCCCCCGCCGCTCTACTccgag GTTGACCCTAACCCAGAGGCGGGCTGTGGAGGTCAGGTGGTCAGTAGACCCGACCTCTGCCCCTCTCGCTGA
- the LOC124049116 gene encoding arrestin domain-containing protein 3-like isoform X4: MPLATSFEGKHGSVRYWVRAELYRPWLLPFKVKKEFTVFEHIDINTPLLLAPQAGTKDKTLCCWFCASGPISLSAKIERKGYTPGESIQIFAEVENCSSRVVVPKAALSQTQTYFAKGKARQLQQQMAALRGDNLPQGKSQSWDGKLLHIPPVSPSILDCPLIRVEYSLVVYVDIPGGLNLSLSLPLVIGTIPLHAFTNRTSSISSYCSSISWPERPEAPPSYSDLVVTEEQRWGCLERCEGSEVNEEDQGTLRAYITEFRYQPPPLYSEVDPNPEAGCGGQVVSRPDLCPSR, translated from the exons At gcCCCTGGCCACGTCGTTTGAAGGGAAGCATGGCAGTGTGAGGTACTGGGTGAGAGCAGAGCTCTACAGACCATGGCTGCTGCCTTTCAAAGTCAAGAAAGAGTTCACTGTGTTTGAACACATCGATATCAACACACCACTGCTGCTG GCCCCTCAAGCTGGCACTAAGGACAAGACGTTATGTTGTTGGTTCTGTGCCTCGGGACCCATCTCACTCAGCGCCAAGATAGAGAGGAAGGGATACACGCCag gTGAGTCCATCCAGATCTTTGCAGAGGTGGAGAACTGTTCGTCTAGGGTGGTGGTGCCCAAGGCAGCGCTGAGCCAGACCCAGACCTACTTCGCCAAGGGCAAGGCCAGGCAGCTCCAGCAGCAGATGGCAGCCCTGCGTGGGGACAACCTACCCCAGGGGAAGAGCCAGAGCTGGGATGGAAAACTCCTCCACATACCCCCAGTGTCCCCATCCATCCTGGACTGTCCACTTATCAGAGTGGAGTACTCACTGGTG gtgtATGTGGACATCCCTGGGGGGTTGAACCTGTCTCTATCGTTGCCGTTGGTGATCGGGACCATCCCCCTCCATGCATTCACCAATCGAACAAGCAGCATCAGCAGCTACTGTAGTAGCATCAGCTGGCCAGAGAGACCTGAGG CTCCCCCCAGCTATAGTGACTTGGTGGTGACAGAGGAGCAGAGGTGGGGCTGTCTGGAGCGCtgtgaggggtcagaggtcaacgAAGAGGACCAGGGAACACTGCGCGCTTACATCACAGAGTTCAGATACCAGCCCCCGCCGCTCTACTccgag GTTGACCCTAACCCAGAGGCGGGCTGTGGAGGTCAGGTGGTCAGTAGACCCGACCTCTGCCCCTCTCGCTGA
- the LOC124049116 gene encoding arrestin domain-containing protein 3-like isoform X3, translated as MDEDSTEETLTVLNTGLHEFAFSFLLPQMPLATSFEGKHGSVRYWVRAELYRPWLLPFKVKKEFTVFEHIDINTPLLLAPQAGTKDKTLCCWFCASGPISLSAKIERKGYTPGESIQIFAEVENCSSRVVVPKAALSQTQTYFAKGKARQLQQQMAALRGDNLPQGKSQSWDGKLLHIPPVSPSILDCPLIRVEYSLVVYVDIPGGLNLSLSLPLVIGTIPLHAFTNRTSSISSYCSSISWPERPEAPPSYSDLVVTEEQRWGCLERCEGSEVNEEDQGTLRAYITEFRYQPPPLYSEVDPNPEAGCGGQVVSRPDLCPSR; from the exons ATGG ATGAGGACAGTACAGAGGAGACCCTCACTGTTCTCAACACAGGATTACACGAATTCGCCTTTAGCTTCCTGCTACCACAGAt gcCCCTGGCCACGTCGTTTGAAGGGAAGCATGGCAGTGTGAGGTACTGGGTGAGAGCAGAGCTCTACAGACCATGGCTGCTGCCTTTCAAAGTCAAGAAAGAGTTCACTGTGTTTGAACACATCGATATCAACACACCACTGCTGCTG GCCCCTCAAGCTGGCACTAAGGACAAGACGTTATGTTGTTGGTTCTGTGCCTCGGGACCCATCTCACTCAGCGCCAAGATAGAGAGGAAGGGATACACGCCag gTGAGTCCATCCAGATCTTTGCAGAGGTGGAGAACTGTTCGTCTAGGGTGGTGGTGCCCAAGGCAGCGCTGAGCCAGACCCAGACCTACTTCGCCAAGGGCAAGGCCAGGCAGCTCCAGCAGCAGATGGCAGCCCTGCGTGGGGACAACCTACCCCAGGGGAAGAGCCAGAGCTGGGATGGAAAACTCCTCCACATACCCCCAGTGTCCCCATCCATCCTGGACTGTCCACTTATCAGAGTGGAGTACTCACTGGTG gtgtATGTGGACATCCCTGGGGGGTTGAACCTGTCTCTATCGTTGCCGTTGGTGATCGGGACCATCCCCCTCCATGCATTCACCAATCGAACAAGCAGCATCAGCAGCTACTGTAGTAGCATCAGCTGGCCAGAGAGACCTGAGG CTCCCCCCAGCTATAGTGACTTGGTGGTGACAGAGGAGCAGAGGTGGGGCTGTCTGGAGCGCtgtgaggggtcagaggtcaacgAAGAGGACCAGGGAACACTGCGCGCTTACATCACAGAGTTCAGATACCAGCCCCCGCCGCTCTACTccgag GTTGACCCTAACCCAGAGGCGGGCTGTGGAGGTCAGGTGGTCAGTAGACCCGACCTCTGCCCCTCTCGCTGA
- the LOC124049116 gene encoding arrestin domain-containing protein 3-like isoform X2, which yields MHWSVRLKIRCSFWFIPVCSCSPRAADEDSTEETLTVLNTGLHEFAFSFLLPQMPLATSFEGKHGSVRYWVRAELYRPWLLPFKVKKEFTVFEHIDINTPLLLAPQAGTKDKTLCCWFCASGPISLSAKIERKGYTPGESIQIFAEVENCSSRVVVPKAALSQTQTYFAKGKARQLQQQMAALRGDNLPQGKSQSWDGKLLHIPPVSPSILDCPLIRVEYSLVVYVDIPGGLNLSLSLPLVIGTIPLHAFTNRTSSISSYCSSISWPERPEAPPSYSDLVVTEEQRWGCLERCEGSEVNEEDQGTLRAYITEFRYQPPPLYSEVDPNPEAGCGGQVVSRPDLCPSR from the exons ATGCATTGGAGTGTCAGGCTGAAAATCCGCTGCTCATTCTGGTTCATACCAGTCTGCTCCTGCTCTCCTCGCGCTGCCG ATGAGGACAGTACAGAGGAGACCCTCACTGTTCTCAACACAGGATTACACGAATTCGCCTTTAGCTTCCTGCTACCACAGAt gcCCCTGGCCACGTCGTTTGAAGGGAAGCATGGCAGTGTGAGGTACTGGGTGAGAGCAGAGCTCTACAGACCATGGCTGCTGCCTTTCAAAGTCAAGAAAGAGTTCACTGTGTTTGAACACATCGATATCAACACACCACTGCTGCTG GCCCCTCAAGCTGGCACTAAGGACAAGACGTTATGTTGTTGGTTCTGTGCCTCGGGACCCATCTCACTCAGCGCCAAGATAGAGAGGAAGGGATACACGCCag gTGAGTCCATCCAGATCTTTGCAGAGGTGGAGAACTGTTCGTCTAGGGTGGTGGTGCCCAAGGCAGCGCTGAGCCAGACCCAGACCTACTTCGCCAAGGGCAAGGCCAGGCAGCTCCAGCAGCAGATGGCAGCCCTGCGTGGGGACAACCTACCCCAGGGGAAGAGCCAGAGCTGGGATGGAAAACTCCTCCACATACCCCCAGTGTCCCCATCCATCCTGGACTGTCCACTTATCAGAGTGGAGTACTCACTGGTG gtgtATGTGGACATCCCTGGGGGGTTGAACCTGTCTCTATCGTTGCCGTTGGTGATCGGGACCATCCCCCTCCATGCATTCACCAATCGAACAAGCAGCATCAGCAGCTACTGTAGTAGCATCAGCTGGCCAGAGAGACCTGAGG CTCCCCCCAGCTATAGTGACTTGGTGGTGACAGAGGAGCAGAGGTGGGGCTGTCTGGAGCGCtgtgaggggtcagaggtcaacgAAGAGGACCAGGGAACACTGCGCGCTTACATCACAGAGTTCAGATACCAGCCCCCGCCGCTCTACTccgag GTTGACCCTAACCCAGAGGCGGGCTGTGGAGGTCAGGTGGTCAGTAGACCCGACCTCTGCCCCTCTCGCTGA